One window of the Pseudoxanthobacter soli DSM 19599 genome contains the following:
- a CDS encoding aldo/keto reductase, with translation MRYKTLGGTGLLVSELCLGTMTFGGRGFWTAIGTLDQSVADGIVARALDAGVNFIDTADVYSEGLSEEITGRAIINSGRQRSDVVLATKVFGVVGKDPNARGASRGHIMDGVKASLKRLGTDYIDLYQIHGFDTITPIEETMRALEDLVREGHVRYVGVSNWAAWTIMKALGIQDRHGWSRLATLQAYYTIAGRDLEREIAPLLQSEKLGLMVWSPLAGGLLSGKYDRDGNGPEGSRRASFDFPPVNRERAFACIDVMREIAAAHGVSVARVALAYVLAKPFVMSIIIGARTVEQLDDNLAATGLRLSAEELERLDAVSALPAEYPGWMLERQGAAAAALLRDSAV, from the coding sequence ATGCGCTACAAGACACTGGGCGGAACCGGTCTTCTGGTCTCGGAACTCTGCCTCGGCACCATGACCTTCGGCGGTCGCGGCTTCTGGACCGCCATCGGCACGCTCGACCAGTCGGTCGCCGACGGCATCGTGGCCCGCGCGCTTGACGCGGGCGTCAACTTCATCGACACGGCGGACGTCTATTCCGAGGGACTGTCCGAGGAGATCACGGGCCGCGCGATCATCAATTCCGGGCGGCAGCGGTCGGATGTCGTTCTGGCGACGAAGGTTTTCGGCGTCGTCGGCAAGGACCCCAACGCCCGCGGCGCCTCGCGCGGCCATATCATGGACGGCGTCAAGGCCAGCCTGAAGCGCCTCGGTACCGATTATATCGACCTCTACCAGATCCACGGCTTCGACACGATCACGCCCATCGAGGAGACGATGCGCGCGCTGGAGGACCTCGTGCGCGAGGGGCACGTGCGCTATGTCGGCGTTTCCAACTGGGCGGCCTGGACCATCATGAAGGCGCTCGGCATTCAGGATCGGCATGGCTGGTCGCGCCTCGCCACGCTGCAGGCCTATTACACCATCGCCGGCCGCGATCTCGAGCGCGAGATCGCCCCGCTGCTCCAGTCGGAGAAGCTCGGGCTGATGGTCTGGAGCCCGCTCGCCGGCGGGCTGCTGTCCGGCAAATACGACCGTGACGGCAACGGGCCGGAAGGCTCTCGGCGGGCCAGTTTCGACTTCCCGCCGGTGAACCGCGAGCGTGCCTTCGCCTGCATCGACGTGATGCGGGAAATCGCGGCGGCTCATGGTGTTTCGGTCGCCCGCGTCGCGCTCGCTTACGTGCTGGCGAAGCCGTTCGTGATGTCGATCATCATCGGTGCGCGGACTGTCGAACAGCTCGACGACAACCTCGCCGCCACCGGGCTGCGCCTGAGCGCCGAGGAGCTTGAGCGGCTCGATGCCGTCAGCGCGCTGCCGGCGGAATATCCCGGCTGGATGCTGGAACGGCAGGGGGCTGCGGCCGCTGCTCTCTTGCGGGATTCCGCGGTCTGA